The Fibrobacter sp. UWR4 DNA segment CTGGCTCTTGTTGAGGGTGGCTGCGGTGCGGAAGGCGCCCGACTGGCATTCTTCCTGGCAGACGGCTCCGGCGATAGCCTCTCTTGCGAAAATGCTGCAGTATCTAGCAAGAATGTTGAATTTGATTCCTGGTTCCACTTGGTCGTGGTATTCGAAGCTGGAACTATAAGAATGTATGAAAACGGAAATCTGGTGGCAGAAAAGGAGACTCAGATTGAGCTGCTGGAAAGTTCCGACGAACCGATTTTCTTTGGTAAGGAAAACTTGAACCTTATGCTGGATGATGTGCGATTGGGTAAAAAAGCAATAACTTCAGCCGATGTACTTTACAGGTACAATCTCAAGGGAGGTGCACTATGACTACCAATGAAATGAATACCATAGACCTGGCCACTTTTGAGGTTAACGCTCAGGGCCGTCTCCTAAGTGGTAACAAGCGTTTCTGCCGCATGTTCGGGTTCGAGGAATCCGAGGTCCAGTGGCATTACGTTACTGACCTGTACCGTCACGTCAAGGACTGGGACGAATTCAGGAATGCCGCCGAAGGGGATCGTTTCGAGGCTCGTCTCAAAAACCGTAAAGGCCGTAGCTTTGACTGCATGATCGTTCGTGAAGTGTTCCAGAACGATGCCGGCGAAATGTGTTTCCGCAATGTGGTTTTACGTAAGGGTGAATCTGTTGCCGCTCCTGTTGGTGAAAACAAGCTTGCCATGGTTTATCTGGCTCGCTGCTCTCATTGCGGTTGCAGTGTCCGTGTGTCCAACATGGGGGAGACCCGTCTTCGCATGCTTTGCGATGGATGCGCTGCGGTTGCCTATCCTGAGGCTTATCACCTGAAGGAAGCCGTAAAGTAATCCTGTATTAGAAAAGATCTTTCAATCACAGAACAAAAGAAAGCCGTCGGCACTGCTACGCCGACGGCTTTTCCTATTTGCGGAGTTATAGATGTTTGCGTAAAACAAGAAAGGCGACCCGAAGGTCGCCTTTCTTAAACTGTTTTCTTGTAGGATTAGTCGCCGAATGCATCGTCTGCTGCAGCGGTAACCTGCTGAGCGTTTTCTGCAGTCATTTCGCGTTCTTCGACAACTTCTTCTGCGTTAGCAAAATCGTTTGCCTTCTTGTCGGAAATGGAGAGCTTGCCTTCCTTGAACTTGTACATGGCGATGGTGGTGGGCTTCTTGGTCAGCTGAATGTAACCTTGGCCAGCCTGCTTGTTGATGAAGCGAGCTTCCTGAGCCATCATAACAACAGCGCGGAAGACGGAACCCTGACATTCTTCACTTGCGTAAATATCGTCAAGATAAACTCTCTGATCGTCAGCCATCTTAGTACCTCAAGTTAAGGTTTTGTGTTCCTACAAAAAATTCTGAAATGCTTTGTCCAAAACATTTCAGAAGTTTTGTTTTAGAAGAGGGAGAGGGATTCGAACCCTCGTTACCGCGAGGTAAACACGCTTTCCAAGCGTGCGCCTTCAACCACTCGGCCATCCCTCCAAGGATGTGCGCCAAATATATAATTATATTCGACGCTTGTCAAGGCGTTTTGCGCATTTTTCTTGATTTTTTTGAAAAAAAACTTCATTTTTATCAAAAAAGTTTCGCTAAGTCCTTAAAATTTGCTCAGTTCGTCCCAGACGGTCTGCATCAAGGGTTCAATGGTCTTGGCTGTAAAGTCAAAATTGATGTTTGCAGCCTTGAACATGTCCGGAACAGACACGCTGTAGCCCAAACTTTCTGCCTTGAACAGGTCGTTAATGGCCTTCTGGGGATCCTTCTTGAAATTTGCCCACACCTGGAGCGCTCCCAGCTGGGCAATGCCGTATTCTATATAGTAGAAGGGGCATTCGAACAGGTGGAGCTGCTTCTGCCACATGTTGTCGCGGTACATTTCAAGTCCGGAATAGTCCACGCCGGCGTCGTATCGGTCCATGATGCCCTTCCAGATCGCTTCGCGGTCGGCTGCATTGTGGTTGGGACGGCTATAAAGTTCGTGCTGGAAGCTGTCGATGCTTGCCACCCAGGGGAACAACCAGATGACGTCTTCCAGTTCGTTTTCCGCACTGCGCTTCAGGGATTCCTGGTCGTTACCGTAGAACGGCTTCAGGTTGCTCATGCCGATCAGTTCCATACTCATGCTGGCCACTTCCGCAAATTCGGAAGGGACGTCGCGGTAGGCGAGGATAGGTTGGTTGGCCAGGGCGAACTGATGGAAGGAATGTCCGGATTCGTGGAGCAGCGTATAGATGTCACGGTCCGTCTTGGCGGAATTCATGAAAATGAAGGGGAGGCGGGATTCGTCAAAGCCAATCTGGTAGCCGCCGGGTGCCTTACCCAGGCGAGAATCCGGGTCGATCAACTTCTGGGCCTGCATCTGGCGGGCCCACTTGCCTGCCTGCGGGTGAATGCTTTCAAAAATCTGGTCCACCTTTTCGATCAGCTCGTCGCCGGAGTTATAAGGCGTAAGGGGAGCGCGGTTCAGCGGGTCCACGTTCAAGTCCCAAGGACGAAGTGCTGCAAGACCCATCTTGGCAGCGCGCTTCTTGTAGATTTCCTTCAGCAGGGGGAGCACCAGCTTTTCCACACTTTCGTGGAAGTCCTTGCAATGCTTGGGCGTGTAGTCGCGGCGCTTGGCCATGTAGATAAAGTCGATGTAGTCCTTGCAGTGAGCGTTCTTTGCGATCTTGTTACGGATGGCGAACAGCTCGTCGAAGGATTTGTCCAGAGCTTCCTTGTCCTGCATGCGGCGTTCCCAGGTGACGCGCCATGCCTTTTCGCGAAGGTCACGGTCCGTACGTTCCAGGTAGGCGCCCAACTGCTGCAGGGTCTGAACCTTTCCGTCAAATTCCACGCTCATGCCGCCAGTGATCTTCTGGTAAGCCTGGACTGCCTTCACTTCTTCCGTTTCCAGAGGAATGTTTTCGGGGCTGAACAGGTCCAGGGATACCTGGATGCTCTTGAACCACACGCCGAATTCATCTTTCAGCAAATCCTTTGCGGGATGTGCCATCAATTTCTTGTTCAGCTTGTCGTCGTATTCGCTGGTAATGGGATCCACATTTTCGACGAAGGATTCGTAGGCCTTTGCGGCTTCTTCGTCTGCAGTATTGCAAGTCATGGCCACATAGCGGCGGCAGCTTACTTCCTGTAATACGGAACCTAGCTCGCTCCATTTCATAATCCAGTTGCGGAGGGCTGCGGGGGAGTTTTCGATTTCTTCGTCCAGCAAAGATGCGAATAAAGAATCCACCTGCTTTACGTCATCTACATTAAAATTCTCGGGTACAAAAAAACGACTCATATGATCCTTTTTGCTAATAAACTATTTTCGAGATTACGATTTCTTGAATTGGCCTAGCCAGCGGTTGACAACCGTATCTACGATATACTTCATGGCCTGTTCCTTTAGGCTTTTCTTTTCTTCTTCGGAAACGAAACGGCTCATGGAAAATTCAAGGGGGATGACTTCTCCGCCACTCTGGAGGGATACGTCCAGCTGCCCCGCGAAATGCAGTGTGTCCACTTCCATCAAATGGAAAAGGCTTCCGTCAATAGGCATGATTGCCTGCACCTGAATCTGGTTCTGTCCGGGTACCAGCAGAACGGAATCCTTAAGGTCCACTGGCAGAGTGACGATGGTATCCAGCTTGATCACCGCCTTTAAGCCTTTGAGCCATAAGGTGTCCTTGTGGCTACTTTGTGCGGAAAGATTTCCTGTCAGGAAAATACGTCCGATTTCTTCCTTGATAACGCCCTGGGTCAAGTCCTTTACGAATTCCAGGACTTTAGGGTTGGGGAGGAATCCGTTACTTTTGGGGAACAAGTTGGGATAGATCATCACGGAATCCAATGCAACGCCCTGGAAGTCCAGCTTTGTATGCTGGAGAATGTCCGCTGCTGAAAGCTTGCGCATGACCGCACAACTGCATAACGAAACTGCCAGGATTGCAAGCAGTGCAACAGCGGTAAATTTCCTGATCTTATTTTTTATTACAGAACGATTATATCCCATGGTATATCTTATATCGTACGTTCCAACCAATTTGCAAATATAAAAAATTCCGCAAATAAAAATCCGACCTTCACCATGGCGGTAAAAGGCCGGATTTTTTACACGACGTCAGTTAACCATTTTGTGGAAACGTGACGATCCTTGCTTTACTTGTCTTCTTCAGCGTGGCAGGGGCAGTGATAGCAGTCGCCCGTTTCTGCGTAGTCCTTGCCGGTCCAGCAGAAGGTGCAGAGCTGATCTTCCGGCAGGCCGATAGCCTGGATCAGATCGTCGATGCGCTGGAAGGCCAAGGTGGTCAGGTTCAGGTTGCGACGGATGTAGTCCACCATGTCCTTGTATTCCTGGGAATCCGGATTGGTGTACTTGTCCAGATCGGCGTTCTCGCCTTCCTTTTCGCGGATGTAGCGGCGGGTAATCAAGTCGTACACGCTCTTGGAACGGGAGAAGTTGATGAACTTACAGGGGTAGACCAGGGGAGGGCATGCAATACGCATGTGGGTTTCCTTACACCCCATGGAGTAAAGCTTTTCGGCCTGCTTACCCAGCTGGGTGCCGCGGACAATGGAGTCGTCGCAGAACACCAGGCGCTTGTTGTCGATAAGACCCGGAATAGGAATCAGCTTCATGGAAGCGACGTGTTCACGCTGACGCTGGTCCTGGGGCATGAAGGAACGTGCCCAAGTCGGGGTATACTTTACGAACGGGCGGGCGAACTTGATGCCTGCTTCATGGGCGTAGCCAAGGGCGTGGGAAGTGCCGGAGTCGGGAATACCGCAGGCGGCATCGGCTTCAGTCGGAGTACGCTTTGCAAGGGCAGAACCGCAGCGATAGCGGGTCATTTCCACATTGCGGCCTTCGTAGGCAGATGCCGGGTAGCCGTAGTAAACCCACAGGAAGGAGCAGATAGCCATCTTCTTGCCCGGTTCAACCAAGGTGTTGATTCCATCGGGGGTGAGTTCGGCGATTTCGCCGGGGCCCAGGTCGCGGAGGTGGTCGTAGCCCAAGTTGGGGAGGGCGCAGCTTTCCTGCACGGCGATGACGGAACCATCCTTCTTACCGATGATAATGGGAGTACGGCCCCACTTGTCGCGGGAGGCGTAGAACTTGCCGTTGCTGTCCATCACGAGAACAGAACAGCTACCCTTGATCTTCTGCTGCACGTAGTTGAGACCTGCAACAATGGAATCCTGGGTGGCGATCAAAGCGGAAACTACTTCGGTAGGGCCAACCATACCGCTGGTGGTGGAATACTGCAACTGCATGCAGTTGTTCTGGAACAATTCGTTCTTAAGATCTTCGATGTTGGAGATAAGGCCCACAGTAACCAGGGCGAAAGTGCCATGCTTGCAGGTCATGACCAGGGGCTGCGGGTCCGTATCGGAAATGACACCCAGGCCGATATTGCCGGCGAACTTTGCCAGGTCGTTTTCGAACTTGCTGCGGAAGGGGGTGTTCTGGATGTTGTGGATAGAACGATGGAAGTTTCCATCGGACTTTAGCACAGCCAGACCGCCGCGGTGAGTGCCTAGGTGAGAATGATAGTCAGTACCAAAGAACAGATCGGTAACGCAATCGTTCTTGGAAATAACGCCACAAAAGCCGCCCATATGTACTCCTTGGAATGGGAATTTTTACGGGCGTAAAGATAGAAATCTTGTAAAATTTTCAAGATTTGTATAAGGAGATTAAGAAAAAAATAAGGGGGAAAAGGGTTGGCAAGATAAAGTGAGGAAAGGTATTTTTTTGAAATGTTGGAAAAGCGTGTGAATGTATTTCTTTGTGTATATCTATCACTTTTTCTACAGAAAATTTTGGTTAAAAATCACATTTTCTACAAAAATTTATATATTGACTCTTGAACGAGATGTCTTATGAAACGAAAAATTCTTGACGAACTTTTGCAATGGAAGAATCGCAAAGACCGGAAACCGCTCATATTGCGGGGTGTTCGCCAATGCGGAAAAACGTGGGCACTAAAGGAATTTGGCCGCACCAGCTTTGAAAATGTGGCCTATTTCAACTTCGATTTTGACCAAAGCCTCGCTTCTGTTTTCGAAAGCACAAAGGATCCCAAGCGTTTGATTCCACAACTTTCCCTGTTGAGTGGAGTCCCCATAGAACCGCAAAAAACGCTCATTGTATTTGATGAAATCCAGTGCTGCGGCAAGGCGCTGAACAGCCTCAAGTATTTTTGCGAAGACGCTCCAGAATATGCAGTGGCAAGCGCGGGCTCCTTGCTCGGAGTCTCGCTTTCGAAGGACGGCTTCCCTGTAGGGAAGGTCCAGTTCCTGAATGTCTATCCCATGGATTTTGAAGAGTATCTGGCCGCCTCGGGAGCAGAGAACTTTGCTAATTACATGCAGTCCATTGACTCGCTAGAAAATATTCCGCTTGCGTTTGCTTCTCCTCTCGAAGAAAAACTCAAGCAGTATTTTGTGAGCGGGGGAATGCCTGGTTTAGTCAAGAATTTTGTTCAAAATTACGATTCCACCCAAGTGGATTTCGGGCTCGATGAACTGAACGATTCTTACGAGCGTGATTTTGCCCGCCATGCCGATCGCGGTGATTTTCCAAGAATATCCCTGATTTGGAAATCCGTGCCGTCGCAGCTTGCGCGTGAAAACAAAAAGTTCATGTACAGCGCGGCAAAACCCGGAGCTCGTGCCCGTGAATACGAAGATGCGCTAATGTGGTTGGCAAATGCAGGTCTTACGTACAAAGTAGCGCGTATCAAGAAGCCGGGAATACCCTTGTTGGCGTATGAAGATTTGTCCGCCTTCAAAATCTACTTGGCCGATGTAGGCCTTTTGCGCAGACTTTCGAGAGTGACTCCGCAAACGGTCATCCAGGGCGATGCTCTCTATACGGAATTTCGTGGAGCGTTTGCCGAAAACTATGTGCTGCAGGCGCTGCGTAAGCAATATGGCAAAAATATATTCTACTGGACCGATGAAAATTCAAGATACGAAGTGGACTTCATCGTCCAGCATGAAAGTTTCATTATTCCAGTAGAAGTGAAGTCCGGTAAAAACATTATTTCGACCAGCATGAAAAACTACGCGAGCCGTTTTGACGACACCACAAAACTTCGCGTCCGTTTCTCCATGAAAAATCTGTCCCTCGACGAGAACGTTTTGAACATACCGCTCTATCTCGCCGACCAGGCGAAGCGCCTCATTGCGCTTGCCGTAGATAAAATGGGTTGAAGCGTAAGTTCGCTTAAAGTTTCCCCTTAAAAAACTCGCATTCCTCGTCATTGCAAAGGTGGGCGAGGGGGAGTTTCATGTTCACGTGAAAAACGTGGGAAATTTCCTTATTTTCGGTGTTCCCGTAGGATTTAAAGATGTGGGGGAGGTTTTGTTTTGAAAGAGCCCAGTCCATGTGGCGGTTCTGCAATTTCAAGAAGTCATACTCTCCCGTCATCACGAATGCTGGCGGAAAATCGACCGTCAGGTAATCCATCACGTTCAGGTATTCGCAGCATTCCTTGAGATGCTCGCCGAACAAGTCCACCATGATGTCGGCGTGATTGTCACGATCGTTGGTCACGTCGTAAAGACCGCAGTTCAAGGCAATTGCCCGGGGCTTGAAAGCTAGGGGAGGATTGATCCTCGCCTGTTTCCCGTACCAGGAATTTGCGGCATCCTGCACTTTACGGGCATACTCAGTATTCACGCAATAAATGGCGTAAAGAGCCGCATAATTAGCACCCGCAGAATCGCCCACCATAAAGATGTTTTTTGCGTCCAGATTGTACTTGCTTGCGTTATCCATAACCCAATGGACCACGGCATCGGTATCTTCCAACGCTGCCGGAAACTTGAATTCGGGAGCCAGCCTGTAGTTGAAATTTACCACGGCGAATCCTCGGGCGGCCAGGCTCATGAGATAAAACTTGTACGTTTCCTTCTGTCCGTAAACGAATGCGCCACCGTGAATGCTGATAATCACCGGGAGCTTTTGCGATGTTTCAAGTGCGGTATTTCTGTCCGCGGCCTTGGGCACATACAAATCCAGCAGATTCCAGTCGCCAAATTCGCCGTAGGGAATATCCTTGAATGCCACAACATCTGCAGGCTCTACAAGCCCTGCGTCACGGGCCTGGTCAGCCGCAAGCCATTCAACTCTGTATTTTTCGCTGGTTTGTGACATGGGAATCTCCAATCAATTGAAAAACAGCTGATTAATCAACCAAATTAGGAATTTGATAACTAGTAGTATAATTCGTATCATTTTAAGGCTCATATAAAATTTCCGTTTTTTAGATTTTTTTCATATGCATCCTCCCCTAAACGGTTTCATCTAATATTGCCGATAATGCGGATTATGTAAACTAGACAATCTAGAAAAAAACGACAAGTATTAAAAAAGAACCCCGCCGCGTCCGACGAGGTTCCTTACTGAAAGTAGCTATCTATTTTATATAGATAAAACCGACGTTCGCCGGTGCGGGCTTCAATTTAGAATCCTGGAAGTTCATTTCTCATTACTGGAGGTTCCTTTGCAAACTACGGGTTGCAAAATTATCCAGATTGACAATAGTTGTTTGCAAAATCCCGGAATCTGCAAAAAACTCATAAAAAGACACGTTCATCCCATTATCTTTCAAAATGAAACGTTTTTTAGTGAAAATTCCTATATTTGCCCTTGGCACGTATTTTGCATACAATCTGGCGAAATTTAAACTGAAATGGGATTATTCCCTATATATTACACAAGGAAATTAAGAAATGGCTGACGAAAATTTGCAGGAACCTACCGCTGAAGAACGCGCAAAGTTTGAACAGGATCTCGAAAACGTGATGAAGGAAGCTGCTGAAGCAGAAAAAGCTGAACAGGCCGAAGCTGCCCAGGACTCCCCCGCCGAAAATTCTGCTGAACAGCCGGCTGAAGGTGCTGCCGAAGAACCGCAGCCCACGGAATCTGCCGAAGATATCCTGAAGGCTGAGCTGGCCGCCGCCAACGACCGCAATCTTCGCCTTATGGCTGAATTTGACAACTTCCGTCGTCGTAGTGCCCGTGAACAGTTGGACATTATCGAAACTGCCAACGGCAAGCTCCTGGAAAAGCTTTCTGAAGTGCTGGATAACTTCGAACGCGCCTTTGCCGCCGAAAACAAGGCCAAGGACCTGGATACCTTCGAAAAGGGCATGCAGATGATCCACGACCAGTTTGCCAAGGTTCTCACCGACGCAGGTCTCGAACAGCTGGACCCCACCGGCCAGGAATTCGACCCCAACTGCCACGAAGCCCTGATGCAGCAACCTAGCGAAACCGTTCCCGAAAATCACGTGGTAACCGTGTTCATGAAGGGCTACAAGCTCAAGAACAAGATCCTGAAGCCTGCCAAGGTTATCGTTTCTTCCGGCAAGTAGTTTTTGCGACCGGATCGTTACCGCGGTTCAAGCATTTCGCGAACATCACTCCCCTATTGAATTTTGGCCGTTTTATACGAAAGTATAAGGCGGCTTTTTTCATACAAATCTGGATTCGTAAACAAAAAGTTATTGTAAAAGTTGCAAAGTTGTTTGCAAAAGCAGGGGTATTTTGCCCTGTTTTACAGGGTATCTTTATTTCCGGTGTATAACAATCTGGAGATTAAGATGTTTGGAAAATTCTTATCCGTTACTTCTGTATTGGCTTTGGCTGGAGTGGCCTTTGCCCAGCAACCAATCATTACAACCAACTACACGTGTGACCCGGCTCCCATGGTGCATGGGGACACGGTGTACCTTTACACGACCCACGACGAAGATAACGCCGAAGGGTTCGTGATGTACGATTGGCTGTTGCATACTTCCACGGACATGGTCAACTGGACTAGCCACGGGGCTGTGGCCTCCCTGAACGATATCAAGTGGAGTACCAAGACCAATGGCGCTTGGGCCGAGCAGGTTGTGTTTCGCAATGGCAAATGGTACATGTACGTCCCCATTCATGGTAACGGAATTTCTGTCCTGGTGGCAGATAGTCCCTACGGCCCCTTCAAGGAACCTTTGAACAAGGCCTTGGTTTGGCAGCGGCAACATTGGAACGACATCGACCCCACCGTATGGGTGGATGATGACGGCCAGGCCTACATGTACTGGGGTAATCCGGATTTGTACATGATCAAGCTTAACGAAGATATGATCAGCACTTCCGGCAATATTGTTACCTATCCCAAGATCAAGGATTACCAGGAAGGCCCTTGGTTCTACAAGCACGGCAGCCATTACTACATGGCCTTTGCTTCCACCTGCTGTGCCGAAGGTATCGGCTACGCCATGAGCGACTCCCCCACGGGCCCCTGGACCTACAAGGGCGACATTATGCCTCATTCCTCCCGCAGTAACGGAAACCACCCGGGGATTATTGACTATAAGGGAAAATCCTACGTTTTCGGCCATCATTACCAGCTTTGGCACCAGAAATCCGATAAAATGGGTCTTAAGTTCCAGCACAA contains these protein-coding regions:
- a CDS encoding ATP-binding protein; amino-acid sequence: MQWKNRKDRKPLILRGVRQCGKTWALKEFGRTSFENVAYFNFDFDQSLASVFESTKDPKRLIPQLSLLSGVPIEPQKTLIVFDEIQCCGKALNSLKYFCEDAPEYAVASAGSLLGVSLSKDGFPVGKVQFLNVYPMDFEEYLAASGAENFANYMQSIDSLENIPLAFASPLEEKLKQYFVSGGMPGLVKNFVQNYDSTQVDFGLDELNDSYERDFARHADRGDFPRISLIWKSVPSQLARENKKFMYSAAKPGARAREYEDALMWLANAGLTYKVARIKKPGIPLLAYEDLSAFKIYLADVGLLRRLSRVTPQTVIQGDALYTEFRGAFAENYVLQALRKQYGKNIFYWTDENSRYEVDFIVQHESFIIPVEVKSGKNIISTSMKNYASRFDDTTKLRVRFSMKNLSLDENVLNIPLYLADQAKRLIALAVDKMG
- the grpE gene encoding nucleotide exchange factor GrpE — protein: MADENLQEPTAEERAKFEQDLENVMKEAAEAEKAEQAEAAQDSPAENSAEQPAEGAAEEPQPTESAEDILKAELAAANDRNLRLMAEFDNFRRRSAREQLDIIETANGKLLEKLSEVLDNFERAFAAENKAKDLDTFEKGMQMIHDQFAKVLTDAGLEQLDPTGQEFDPNCHEALMQQPSETVPENHVVTVFMKGYKLKNKILKPAKVIVSSGK
- a CDS encoding alpha/beta hydrolase, which produces MSQTSEKYRVEWLAADQARDAGLVEPADVVAFKDIPYGEFGDWNLLDLYVPKAADRNTALETSQKLPVIISIHGGAFVYGQKETYKFYLMSLAARGFAVVNFNYRLAPEFKFPAALEDTDAVVHWVMDNASKYNLDAKNIFMVGDSAGANYAALYAIYCVNTEYARKVQDAANSWYGKQARINPPLAFKPRAIALNCGLYDVTNDRDNHADIMVDLFGEHLKECCEYLNVMDYLTVDFPPAFVMTGEYDFLKLQNRHMDWALSKQNLPHIFKSYGNTENKEISHVFHVNMKLPLAHLCNDEECEFFKGKL
- a CDS encoding amidophosphoribosyltransferase, whose product is MGGFCGVISKNDCVTDLFFGTDYHSHLGTHRGGLAVLKSDGNFHRSIHNIQNTPFRSKFENDLAKFAGNIGLGVISDTDPQPLVMTCKHGTFALVTVGLISNIEDLKNELFQNNCMQLQYSTTSGMVGPTEVVSALIATQDSIVAGLNYVQQKIKGSCSVLVMDSNGKFYASRDKWGRTPIIIGKKDGSVIAVQESCALPNLGYDHLRDLGPGEIAELTPDGINTLVEPGKKMAICSFLWVYYGYPASAYEGRNVEMTRYRCGSALAKRTPTEADAACGIPDSGTSHALGYAHEAGIKFARPFVKYTPTWARSFMPQDQRQREHVASMKLIPIPGLIDNKRLVFCDDSIVRGTQLGKQAEKLYSMGCKETHMRIACPPLVYPCKFINFSRSKSVYDLITRRYIREKEGENADLDKYTNPDSQEYKDMVDYIRRNLNLTTLAFQRIDDLIQAIGLPEDQLCTFCWTGKDYAETGDCYHCPCHAEEDK
- a CDS encoding M3 family oligoendopeptidase — encoded protein: MSRFFVPENFNVDDVKQVDSLFASLLDEEIENSPAALRNWIMKWSELGSVLQEVSCRRYVAMTCNTADEEAAKAYESFVENVDPITSEYDDKLNKKLMAHPAKDLLKDEFGVWFKSIQVSLDLFSPENIPLETEEVKAVQAYQKITGGMSVEFDGKVQTLQQLGAYLERTDRDLREKAWRVTWERRMQDKEALDKSFDELFAIRNKIAKNAHCKDYIDFIYMAKRRDYTPKHCKDFHESVEKLVLPLLKEIYKKRAAKMGLAALRPWDLNVDPLNRAPLTPYNSGDELIEKVDQIFESIHPQAGKWARQMQAQKLIDPDSRLGKAPGGYQIGFDESRLPFIFMNSAKTDRDIYTLLHESGHSFHQFALANQPILAYRDVPSEFAEVASMSMELIGMSNLKPFYGNDQESLKRSAENELEDVIWLFPWVASIDSFQHELYSRPNHNAADREAIWKGIMDRYDAGVDYSGLEMYRDNMWQKQLHLFECPFYYIEYGIAQLGALQVWANFKKDPQKAINDLFKAESLGYSVSVPDMFKAANINFDFTAKTIEPLMQTVWDELSKF
- a CDS encoding PAS domain-containing protein translates to MTTNEMNTIDLATFEVNAQGRLLSGNKRFCRMFGFEESEVQWHYVTDLYRHVKDWDEFRNAAEGDRFEARLKNRKGRSFDCMIVREVFQNDAGEMCFRNVVLRKGESVAAPVGENKLAMVYLARCSHCGCSVRVSNMGETRLRMLCDGCAAVAYPEAYHLKEAVK